A stretch of Babylonia areolata isolate BAREFJ2019XMU chromosome 23, ASM4173473v1, whole genome shotgun sequence DNA encodes these proteins:
- the LOC143297695 gene encoding uncharacterized protein LOC143297695 — protein sequence MSAMQHYLSMPLTDASTPLPPTAAVLELADHVLKNNVFTVEGQLYRQSLGTAMGTPMAPSAANLFMGRLEERTLQDSPVKFPSQYWNRFIDDIFLLCTDSEEKLQQFLHFINTVHPTIKFTASTSETSLPFLDILIKLQGGFLSTDFFSKPTDAHAYLPATSCHPKHVIRNIPQGEFLRLQRLCSDDDCFRERARTMEAWFTRRGHHPRQVREAKDKARLIPRREALRYKTKNSLDRTPFVVSHHLLNSPSLPPYPLASVAG from the coding sequence ATGTCAGCCATGCAGCACTACCTCTCCATGCCTCTGACAGacgcctccacccctctccctccaacggCAGCAGTCCTCGAGTTGGCTGACCACGTGTTGAAAAACAACGTGTTCACTGTTGAAGGACAACTGTACCGCCAGTCTCTGGGAACAGCCATGGGGACGCCCATGGCCCCCTCGGCCGCAAATCTATTCATGGGGAGACTCGAGGAGAGAACCCTCCAGGACAGCCCAGTCAAGTTCCCCTCACAGTACTGGAATCGATTTATCGACGACATATTCCTCCTGTGTACAGACAGTGAAGAAAAACTTCAACAGTTCCTCCATTTCATCAACACAGTCCACCCCACCATCAAATTCACCGCCTCCACCTCAGAGACCAGCCTCCCCTTCCTGGACATTCTCATCAAGCTCCAGGGGGGTTTCCTGAGCACAGACTTCTTCTCCAAACCAACAGATGCCCATGCATATCTGCCCGCCACATCCTGCCACCCCAAACACGTTATCCGCAACATACCACAGGGAGAATTTTTACGCCTACAACGCCTGTGCTCTGACGATGACTGCTTCCGGGAGAGAGCCAGGACCATGGAGGCATGGTTCACAAGACGTGGACATCATCCCCGGCAGGTGAGGGAAGCAAAGGATAAGGCCAGACTGATCCCCAGACGGGAGGCACTGCGCTACAAGACAAAAAACAGTTTGGACAGAACTCCTTTTGTCGTCTCCCACCACCTCctcaactccccctccctccccccgtaccccctAGCGTCAGTGGCTGGCTGA